Genomic segment of Paenibacillus sp. FSL R5-0912:
GTGATATATAGCCTGATGTATCTGAACGAACAGCCGTCAGCCTCATGCGCGGTTAAGACAGACTCATTATTCCGTACAGCCGCTATTTGCTCCCATTGCTCCTTGTCGTTGCTGCCCTGAAGCTCATAATCCATCGTGATATAGCCGGGGGCAGGCGAATGCCTGATCACAAATCTCAGAAGTTCTCTCTGCTTCAGCAGATCCAGCATCAGCCAATGGACTGGCTGGGATTTGTCTGAATGCCAGGAATCCGTGATCCAATTCTCCCGCCTGCCATTTACGGCTTGGCTTGCTCTACATACGGTTTCCGGATCAGGGCTATACTCACTATCTGCCGATACCTCGGCGCAAGCCGCATAGTTAATTAAAGCCTGTGCGGCATTGCCAAGAACCTGCTGATTATGGTGCTGTGAGTGATGTAGGATCAGTTCCTCCAATAGAGAGAACAACTCCGTATCCAGTTGTCTAATCTCCTCTGTAAGCTGAAGAATTCTATCCGGCGGCATCAGCTTCCGTCTCAGCGTATCCGCATGGAGACTGGAGATCAGATGGTATCTGAATTTGATATATTGATCCCGGAACCCGCCGAATATCTGCCCCCATTCTTCATGAGCGGATACCCAGGGCAGCGCCTTCTCGAAGATATCAAACATAATGATCGCCGAGCCGTGATAACTCCTGCGCATGCCTTCAAATTCAACCGCAATGGCATTTGCATCATTAAGCCCCTCCATAAGAGAGACATTGTCATTGAACCGTTCCACAGATTCTATTAAATGGCTGGAACGGTTCTTATAGCACTGTGCGAAATCCTCAACCAGCTCCAGATAGCTGTGAACCTCCGATTCGCCTATTTTCGCTACGCTAAACAGCTTGTTATAACAATAATTCCTGATTTCCTTGAAAGAAGCATTGGATTTATTCCAGATATCCGCTATCATCTCCTCGGTCAGCTGCAGCTTGAAAAAAGGCTCCCCCTTCATCACATTCAAGGTTACCTCTTTGTTCAGCTGATTCTCCCGGATCACGATCAGCCTTCTGGCTGAATCATATTCCGTGATTAACACGGCATGATCATCAATGACCGTCCCGTATTGGCTCAAAAAAAACAGATAGTTGTAGTTGGCAATCATCACGACCGGGCACTGCTGATCAATGTTCATGTGAATCACAGACAGCAGCCCAGCAGCATCCAGAACCTCAGTTACCTTAAGGGTCAAGCCCAGCTTGTTAAGAATGCTGCGTCTGGAGGCCACCCAGTCCCCGCCCGCTGCCTCTCCCCAATTCATCATGATGGCATACAGGAAGGTATAGTAGAAATAGTTCTCATACTGATGAAAGCCTGCGGCACCTGCCATGGGCAAATCCACACAATTGGAGTGCATGGTCCGGTAGCCCTCGCTGAAATAGTCCATCTCCAGGGCTACTAACATACAAGATCCTGTGAATCAATATATTCTCTCCACTTCTGAAGACTGTATAGTTTATCTATATCGAGAAATTCCGGGCTCACCTCTATTGAGAAATGCTCTTCCAGGACCACCGCAAAATGAATAAACAACAAAGAATCCATGCCATAACCTCGCAAATCCGCGTCCATACCTGCATTCTTCAGGTGGGGAGAACCGCCGGGCAATTGAGCGAGTAGCTTACGAATCTCCTGTTCTCTGTCATCCATAATTCACAGCCTCCCCGTCCGGTCTATCTTCCAGGGTAGGCTGCCCAGCATGCTTTTTCCTGGCAATCTCATAGATGGCGTTCATAGTTGCCACCCGTTCATAGGATTCGGATAAGGGGATATTCTCTCTGGTGCCCCCAAGAACCTCTGCCAAGAACCGGAGCTGGTTCACATAGTAATTCTGCGGAGAGTATACAAGCTTGTCTGTTGTTCCTTCTTCCGTATGTTCAACCTGAATGATGATCTTGTAATCCCCATAGCAAGGCTTAAAAAAGCCGCTGATCCTTACCCTAGCCCGCTCAAACTCCAGCCAGTGGGTGGCATTGTTCGGCATTTCAAAGGAACCCAGGAACTCTGCCTCGACGCCCCCCTCATATTGCAGCGCCGCATGAAAGGTCCAGTCGCATTGATTGATGCCGGAGAATGTCGAGAATCCGTCCAGTGTCTGCGGCTTCAAGCCGATAATCTTTTGGATAAACTGCAGCCAGTACGAGCATTCGTCGATGAAGCAGCCACCGCCGTACTCAGGCTTGAACCGGTAATTATCCGCGCTGTAGTTGCTTTGCAGAATTTCAAAGGAGATCCGGGTTTTGATTTTTTTCAATTTGCCGTAGGTTTCAGCTGTAATCATGTCCGTTATATCCTGCTGCCACGAATGATGCTGCACCATTAGCGCTTCAAGGACATGCACACCCTGTTCCCTGGCCCGTTCATTGATGAACAGAACCTCATCGGCAAGCAAGGCTATCGGTTTTTCAATCAAGACATGCTTGCCAGCCTCAATCGCCCTCAGCGTCCATTCCTTATGCAGGAAATTGGATAACGGAATATAGACCACATCAATGTCCGCCGACGCCAGCAGCTTATCGTAGCTTTCAAAAACATGCGGAATCTGATGCTTCAGCGCATAGGCTGCAGACCGGTCCAAATCACGCGACGCTACACCATACGTTACAAATTGATCAAGCTCCCTGACCGGGTTAATGATCGAGAACGGAGCGATTGTGGAGCAGCCCAAAATACCAATCCGATATGGCTTCTGAGTATTCATATCCTTACCTCCTGTGATTCCGGATATCTAGCCGCCAGAGCTGTTGTAATTACGAATCGCTTTGGACCAGATCCATCTCGTGATTCCCAGCAACAGGATGGGAGACAGAATAGCCCAGAGGAAGAGGCCCGGATGTAACCGGTCCAGCACGAATAAGGGTGAGAAGTTAGTAATCAATAGAACAGGGACAACAAATATCCCTATTCGCTGTATCCATTTGGAGTAAATCATCATTGGCATGTTATTCAGCTCGAACAGGCCATTTGAGATGTCATTGACAGCAGCAATCTGAATAAACCAGAACGATAATAATTGCGGGATCAGGAACAAGGTGTAGGTCATGAGCAGCCCCAGTACAAGGAAGCAGATGAACCCGCCTATTGAAGCGGCATCAGCCGGAAGCCC
This window contains:
- a CDS encoding discoidin domain-containing protein, whose amino-acid sequence is MLVALEMDYFSEGYRTMHSNCVDLPMAGAAGFHQYENYFYYTFLYAIMMNWGEAAGGDWVASRRSILNKLGLTLKVTEVLDAAGLLSVIHMNIDQQCPVVMIANYNYLFFLSQYGTVIDDHAVLITEYDSARRLIVIRENQLNKEVTLNVMKGEPFFKLQLTEEMIADIWNKSNASFKEIRNYCYNKLFSVAKIGESEVHSYLELVEDFAQCYKNRSSHLIESVERFNDNVSLMEGLNDANAIAVEFEGMRRSYHGSAIIMFDIFEKALPWVSAHEEWGQIFGGFRDQYIKFRYHLISSLHADTLRRKLMPPDRILQLTEEIRQLDTELFSLLEELILHHSQHHNQQVLGNAAQALINYAACAEVSADSEYSPDPETVCRASQAVNGRRENWITDSWHSDKSQPVHWLMLDLLKQRELLRFVIRHSPAPGYITMDYELQGSNDKEQWEQIAAVRNNESVLTAHEADGCSFRYIRLYITYPAQNDFQARIFELEVWGPAVTHATKN
- a CDS encoding acyl carrier protein, which translates into the protein MDDREQEIRKLLAQLPGGSPHLKNAGMDADLRGYGMDSLLFIHFAVVLEEHFSIEVSPEFLDIDKLYSLQKWREYIDSQDLVC
- a CDS encoding Gfo/Idh/MocA family protein; translated protein: MNTQKPYRIGILGCSTIAPFSIINPVRELDQFVTYGVASRDLDRSAAYALKHQIPHVFESYDKLLASADIDVVYIPLSNFLHKEWTLRAIEAGKHVLIEKPIALLADEVLFINERAREQGVHVLEALMVQHHSWQQDITDMITAETYGKLKKIKTRISFEILQSNYSADNYRFKPEYGGGCFIDECSYWLQFIQKIIGLKPQTLDGFSTFSGINQCDWTFHAALQYEGGVEAEFLGSFEMPNNATHWLEFERARVRISGFFKPCYGDYKIIIQVEHTEEGTTDKLVYSPQNYYVNQLRFLAEVLGGTRENIPLSESYERVATMNAIYEIARKKHAGQPTLEDRPDGEAVNYG